The Desulfofundulus luciae genome includes the window TTCATCCGTCAAGTAGCAGGCGGGATCGGGTGCCCAGAAATCGTTAAATACCGCTTCTGCCCGGGTACGGAAATTGCCGTTACAAATCTCCAGCCAGCGGCAGCGGGTACAGCGCCCCTTTAAAAGAGGCCGGCGGTTTTTCAACCCGGCCAGAATGGGCTGGGAGAGATCCGTCCAAATTTCACCGAAGCTTTTCTCCCGCACATTGCCGAAGGTGTGCTGGGGAGTAAACTGGTCCGGATGGACGTTGCCTTCCCAGTCCACGGCGGCAATGGCTATGCCGGAACGGTTGCCCCCGTTCTGCAAAAGCAGCTGGTAAACCCGCTCTGCCCTTTTGGGGTCCCTTTCCCGCAATTTCAAGTATACATAAACCCCATCGGCATGATTATCCACAGTTAAAATCTCTTTAGACAGGCCCCGGCGGTGGAAATCGAGCGTCCGTTCCATGATCAGGTCCAGGGCGGCCCGGGACTCCTGGTGGGTAATATCGTCTTTTAACATTTCCTTCCCCCGGCCACTGTAAACCAGATGGTAAAAACATACCCGGGGGATGTTTTCCCGCTCAATGAGGTCAAAGATGGCTTCCATCTGGTGAAGGTTATGCCGGTTGATGGTAAAGCGCAGCCCCACCCGCTGCCCCACCGCCAG containing:
- the nirJ1 gene encoding putative heme d1 biosynthesis radical SAM protein NirJ1; the encoded protein is MISISRLLLDTANFGDQLRYNPSSRNQIHGTTAGQGPVVVWNMTRTCNLRCIHCYASADNKRHPGELTTTEAKKLIDDLTAFKVPVLLFSGGEPLMRQDFFELAAYATSRGIRTTVSTNGTLITPAVARRLKEIGVGYVGISLDGTGENNDHFRGRPGAFQAALEGIRNCLAVGQRVGLRFTINRHNLHQMEAIFDLIERENIPRVCFYHLVYSGRGKEMLKDDITHQESRAALDLIMERTLDFHRRGLSKEILTVDNHADGVYVYLKLRERDPKRAERVYQLLLQNGGNRSGIAIAAVDWEGNVHPDQFTPQHTFGNVREKSFGEIWTDLSQPILAGLKNRRPLLKGRCTRCRWLEICNGNFRTRAEAVFNDFWAPDPACYLTDEEIGIA